In the genome of Halostella limicola, one region contains:
- a CDS encoding MBL fold metallo-hydrolase, which yields MRVTLLGTGTALPTSRRVQSGALVESDDRSRRVLVDCGSGVLHRLPQADTGVEDVDAALITHTHLDHVADLASLVKARVLAGTAEFLVVGPPGIDAALDNLLAVDDVRERADLTVQEIDAGPVDVAGFDVTAFEADHSKPTLGYRFDGDGTNDGDAADGRDGGGTSGGGTKGGVTFSGDTTPSETVAEAADGSAVLVHDCAHPDGGDVENHATPSGLGGVLAGRDVGRVYLTHLYPDTHGMEGAMTATVEGRFDGEVMIANDLETFEV from the coding sequence ATGCGCGTGACTCTCTTGGGGACCGGTACCGCGTTGCCGACGAGCCGTCGAGTGCAAAGCGGCGCGCTCGTCGAGTCCGACGATCGGTCGCGACGGGTGCTCGTCGACTGCGGCAGCGGCGTCCTCCACCGGCTACCGCAGGCGGACACGGGCGTCGAAGACGTCGACGCGGCCCTCATCACACACACCCACCTCGACCACGTCGCCGACCTCGCTTCGCTCGTCAAGGCGCGAGTGCTCGCGGGAACGGCCGAGTTTCTGGTCGTGGGACCGCCCGGGATCGACGCCGCGCTCGACAACCTGCTCGCGGTCGACGACGTTCGCGAGCGGGCGGACCTGACCGTGCAGGAGATCGACGCCGGACCGGTCGACGTGGCCGGGTTCGACGTGACGGCGTTCGAGGCCGACCACTCGAAGCCGACGCTCGGCTACCGGTTCGACGGCGACGGGACGAACGACGGAGACGCCGCTGACGGGAGAGACGGCGGGGGCACGAGCGGTGGAGGAACGAAGGGCGGAGTCACGTTCAGCGGCGACACGACGCCCTCGGAGACCGTCGCGGAGGCGGCGGACGGGTCGGCGGTGCTGGTTCACGACTGCGCGCATCCGGACGGAGGGGACGTCGAGAACCACGCCACGCCGTCGGGGCTGGGCGGGGTACTCGCAGGTCGGGACGTCGGACGGGTCTACCTGACGCATCTCTATCCCGACACGCACGGGATGGAAGGCGCGATGACGGCTACCGTCGAGGGGCGGTTCGACGGCGAAGTGATGATCGCGAACGACCTCGAGACGTTCGAGGTGTGA
- the aglF gene encoding UTP--glucose-1-phosphate uridylyltransferase AglF: MDAVVLAAGEGTRLRPQTETRPKGLVEVAGKPLLTHCFDALHGLGIDELVVVVGYRKSDIVDRYGDAYGDVPITYVHQREQRGLAHALLRAEPHVDDDFALMLGDNVFRADLTAAVDRHRDTGADATLLVEEVSEAEAGTTGVVETAPDGEVVSLVEKPDDPPSTLVQTGFFVFSPAVFHACHLVRPSDRGEYELTDAIDLLLRSGRRVETVELDGWRVNVNAEADIEDAERRIRADS, from the coding sequence ATGGACGCCGTCGTGCTCGCCGCCGGCGAGGGAACGAGGCTTCGGCCGCAGACCGAAACGCGCCCGAAGGGACTCGTGGAGGTCGCCGGGAAGCCGCTGTTGACCCACTGCTTCGACGCGCTGCACGGACTGGGGATCGACGAACTCGTGGTCGTCGTCGGGTATCGGAAATCGGATATCGTGGACCGTTACGGCGACGCGTACGGGGACGTGCCGATAACGTACGTCCACCAGCGAGAGCAGCGCGGGCTCGCTCACGCCCTCCTGCGGGCCGAACCCCACGTCGACGACGACTTCGCGCTGATGCTCGGCGACAACGTCTTCCGTGCGGATCTGACGGCCGCGGTGGACCGCCACCGCGACACCGGCGCGGACGCGACGCTGCTCGTCGAAGAGGTGTCAGAAGCGGAGGCCGGAACGACCGGTGTCGTCGAGACTGCGCCGGACGGAGAGGTCGTCTCGCTGGTGGAGAAACCCGACGACCCGCCTTCGACGCTCGTCCAGACCGGCTTTTTCGTCTTCTCGCCCGCGGTCTTTCACGCCTGTCACCTCGTCCGGCCGAGCGACCGCGGCGAATACGAGCTCACCGACGCGATCGACCTGCTGTTGCGAAGCGGCCGCCGCGTCGAGACGGTCGAACTGGACGGTTGGCGGGTGAACGTCAACGCCGAAGCGGATATCGAGGACGCCGAGCGCCGAATCCGAGCGGATAGTTGA
- a CDS encoding undecaprenyl-diphosphate phosphatase, whose amino-acid sequence MDRATLVAVVAGALQGVFEWLPISSEGNVAVFLTAVGASPDAAVRFSLFLHVGTAFSAAVYYRTPLQDALAGIPSWRPSAAFDDETADLSFLGIATAASFAVGLVAYLLIDRFVSELGGGAFVVIVGILLIATGAFQRLADDRSLAGRRSPDLVDALLVGALQGLAVLPGVSRSGTTAGALLLRGHDGPDAFRLSFLLSVPAALGAGAVTVLDEGGVPSVDLGPALVALATAAVVGYLTIDALMRVVERVDFWAVCVGIGALAVLGGALLVV is encoded by the coding sequence ATGGACCGCGCAACGCTCGTCGCCGTCGTCGCCGGCGCACTCCAGGGCGTCTTCGAGTGGCTGCCGATCTCCAGCGAGGGCAACGTCGCGGTCTTTCTCACCGCAGTCGGGGCCTCACCCGACGCGGCCGTCCGGTTCTCCCTGTTCCTGCACGTCGGGACGGCGTTCTCCGCCGCCGTCTACTACCGCACCCCGTTGCAGGACGCCCTCGCCGGGATCCCGTCGTGGCGACCGAGCGCCGCGTTCGACGACGAAACCGCTGACCTGTCCTTTCTCGGCATCGCGACCGCCGCCTCGTTCGCGGTCGGACTGGTCGCCTATCTCCTGATCGATCGCTTCGTGAGCGAACTCGGCGGCGGCGCGTTCGTCGTCATCGTCGGAATCCTGCTGATCGCCACCGGCGCGTTCCAGCGACTCGCCGACGACCGGTCGCTCGCCGGCCGACGGTCGCCGGATCTCGTCGACGCCCTGCTGGTGGGCGCGCTCCAGGGCCTCGCGGTGCTGCCCGGCGTCTCCCGCTCGGGGACGACCGCCGGGGCGCTCCTCCTCCGGGGCCACGACGGACCGGACGCGTTCCGACTCTCGTTCCTTCTCAGCGTCCCCGCGGCGCTTGGCGCCGGCGCCGTGACCGTCCTCGACGAGGGCGGCGTGCCGAGCGTCGACCTCGGCCCCGCGCTCGTCGCGCTGGCGACCGCCGCGGTCGTCGGCTATCTGACCATCGACGCCCTGATGCGGGTCGTCGAGCGCGTCGACTTCTGGGCCGTCTGCGTCGGCATCGGCGCGCTCGCCGTCCTCGGCGGCGCGCTGCTGGTCGTCTGA
- a CDS encoding STT3 domain-containing protein, which translates to MSRSREEIAALLTDRPEFEPALRAILAANERRETWTFDDVDVDSGTFGELVSRGVVESAGDEYRLADPDAVRAALDGDARDPSGGGADDGAGFAAGLGDRTGLAGSSFGRALPTVSRDAAVGLVAALALVALFRLIAYASVFRNGDVVLLANDPYFYRHWLLVLAERSADAFAVPDGIREGEPLLVAVLWTAARTVGADARAVDLVLAWYPVAAALGTGLAVYGTAKRLTSDARVGIAAVGILAVTPVHAYRSAVGFGDHHAFDYLLVGVALYALVGAAAVDRELSGRELATAAGPWALLLGASVAAQVLAWNAGPLLVLPVGLYAVGRALADVRAGRSPLRGLAPTVVGVGLAAALVAAAHESWGWQADYVALTPALLLAGVVAAALVAEGAHRAGISWKIGGGGLLAAAGAVFAVAWTQFPDFRAEFRQEVERLATKPGQSDITETASLFDPDLGGPLAPIFYFGFALFLALPYVAWGLWAAASRDRFDWLAACSYAAVLVVLGGMQVRFAGALAVVVAVFAGLGFVHLASVVDLARRPAVFGESEETTSGSSSRGSSGSSRKSTGSPRESTERSFRLDLPDNRSLGLLVALAVLVAGLGAVLTPPLTDDLTVEEESYRAASWIQDDVDDRGLAEDRRYVFSRWDRNRMYNAFASGNSLSYGYARSSYDGFLAGTNETAWYQRLDRRGEYVVTGDRETDGALRDASLYNRLHDNYGADAAHFRAVYATDDGSRKVFTLVPGATITGEAGSNETVTATTEVDIGGTTVTYERTASVENGTYAVTVAQPGEYSVGNDTVRVSEEDVRNGTTVELHR; encoded by the coding sequence ATGAGTCGATCGCGTGAGGAGATAGCAGCCCTCCTCACCGACCGCCCCGAGTTCGAACCCGCCCTCCGAGCGATCCTCGCCGCGAACGAGCGGCGCGAGACCTGGACGTTCGACGACGTGGACGTGGACTCCGGCACGTTCGGCGAGCTCGTCTCCCGCGGCGTCGTCGAGAGCGCGGGCGACGAGTACCGGCTGGCGGACCCCGACGCCGTCCGGGCGGCGCTCGACGGTGACGCCCGCGATCCCTCCGGAGGTGGTGCGGACGACGGCGCCGGGTTCGCCGCGGGACTCGGCGACAGAACGGGGCTCGCCGGGTCGTCATTCGGGCGCGCGCTCCCGACCGTCAGCCGCGACGCTGCGGTCGGCCTCGTCGCCGCGCTGGCGCTCGTCGCGCTCTTCCGGCTGATCGCCTACGCGAGCGTGTTCCGGAACGGCGACGTGGTGCTCCTCGCGAACGACCCCTACTTCTACCGACACTGGCTCCTCGTGCTCGCGGAGCGCAGCGCCGACGCGTTCGCCGTTCCTGACGGCATCCGGGAGGGGGAGCCCCTCCTCGTGGCCGTCCTGTGGACGGCCGCCCGAACCGTCGGTGCCGACGCGCGCGCCGTCGACCTGGTGCTCGCGTGGTACCCCGTCGCCGCCGCGCTCGGGACGGGGCTGGCGGTGTACGGCACCGCGAAGCGTCTCACGTCCGACGCACGCGTCGGCATCGCGGCAGTCGGTATCCTCGCCGTCACGCCGGTGCACGCCTACCGGTCGGCCGTCGGGTTCGGCGACCACCACGCGTTCGACTACCTGCTCGTCGGCGTCGCGCTGTACGCGCTCGTCGGTGCCGCCGCAGTGGACAGGGAGCTGTCGGGGCGGGAACTCGCGACCGCCGCCGGTCCGTGGGCGCTCCTGCTCGGCGCGAGCGTGGCGGCGCAGGTGCTCGCCTGGAACGCCGGACCGCTGCTCGTCCTGCCGGTCGGCCTGTACGCGGTCGGCCGCGCCCTTGCCGACGTTCGCGCCGGTCGGTCGCCGCTCCGCGGACTCGCGCCGACGGTCGTCGGCGTCGGCCTCGCCGCCGCGCTCGTCGCGGCCGCTCACGAGTCGTGGGGGTGGCAGGCCGACTACGTCGCGCTCACGCCCGCGCTGCTTCTCGCCGGCGTCGTCGCGGCGGCGCTGGTCGCGGAGGGCGCTCATCGCGCCGGGATCTCCTGGAAGATCGGCGGTGGCGGTCTCCTCGCGGCCGCGGGCGCGGTCTTCGCCGTCGCGTGGACGCAGTTCCCGGACTTCCGGGCCGAGTTCCGGCAGGAGGTCGAACGCCTCGCGACAAAGCCGGGACAGAGCGACATCACGGAGACTGCGTCTCTGTTCGACCCGGATCTGGGCGGCCCGCTCGCACCGATTTTCTACTTCGGGTTCGCGCTGTTCCTCGCGCTCCCGTACGTCGCCTGGGGCCTGTGGGCGGCCGCGTCGCGGGACCGGTTCGACTGGCTGGCGGCCTGCTCGTACGCCGCGGTACTCGTCGTCCTGGGCGGGATGCAGGTCCGCTTCGCGGGCGCGCTCGCCGTCGTCGTCGCCGTCTTCGCCGGTCTCGGGTTCGTCCACCTCGCGAGCGTCGTCGACCTCGCGCGGCGCCCTGCGGTGTTCGGGGAGAGTGAAGAGACGACGTCCGGATCGTCGTCCCGGGGGTCGTCGGGGTCATCTCGGAAGTCGACGGGGTCGCCCCGAGAGTCGACCGAGCGGTCGTTCCGGCTCGATCTTCCCGACAACCGCTCCCTGGGCCTGCTCGTCGCGCTCGCCGTCCTCGTCGCCGGTCTCGGGGCGGTGCTCACCCCGCCGCTCACCGACGACCTCACCGTCGAGGAGGAGTCCTACCGGGCGGCGTCGTGGATCCAGGACGACGTCGACGACCGCGGGCTGGCCGAGGACCGACGCTACGTGTTCAGCCGCTGGGACCGCAACCGTATGTACAACGCCTTCGCGAGCGGAAACTCGCTCTCCTACGGGTACGCCCGGTCGAGCTACGACGGGTTCCTCGCCGGGACGAACGAGACCGCCTGGTACCAGCGCCTCGACAGGCGCGGGGAGTACGTCGTCACCGGAGACAGGGAGACCGACGGCGCGCTCCGCGACGCGTCGCTGTACAACCGGCTGCACGATAACTACGGCGCGGACGCCGCGCACTTCCGCGCGGTGTACGCCACCGACGACGGCTCCCGGAAGGTGTTCACGCTCGTGCCGGGCGCGACGATCACCGGCGAGGCGGGATCGAACGAGACCGTGACCGCGACGACCGAAGTCGACATCGGCGGCACGACCGTCACCTACGAACGGACGGCGTCGGTCGAGAACGGGACGTACGCGGTGACCGTCGCCCAGCCCGGGGAGTACTCCGTCGGGAACGACACCGTTCGGGTGTCCGAAGAAGACGTGCGGAACGGTACGACCGTCGAACTACACCGGTAG
- a CDS encoding VOC family protein: protein MLSGLRWLALEVKSLDRARRFYADALDLTVKREGDREVVLRAGETELILRRPRAVPRGGIHTHFAFSIPEDEYDRWWDRLSRDHDLEEHQFGSAKSLYLYDPDGNCVELGQRRVDGEGIRGVFEVVLEVAELDRSEAFYTSLGFEVVDRGDDRRRVRLSGPVDLELWEPQLGIADGRGGVHVDLGFDTDDNPGVAVDAVLDRASKVTMIGENVRITDPDDHVLTFC, encoded by the coding sequence ATGCTCAGCGGACTGCGGTGGCTCGCCCTGGAAGTGAAGTCTCTGGACCGCGCTCGTCGGTTTTACGCGGACGCGCTGGACCTGACGGTCAAACGGGAGGGCGACCGCGAGGTGGTGCTCCGAGCGGGGGAAACCGAGCTGATACTCCGCCGGCCGCGAGCGGTCCCGCGCGGCGGGATACACACCCACTTCGCGTTCTCGATCCCCGAAGACGAGTACGACCGCTGGTGGGACCGACTCTCGCGGGACCACGACCTCGAGGAGCACCAGTTCGGTTCGGCGAAATCGCTCTACCTGTACGACCCCGACGGGAACTGCGTCGAACTGGGCCAGCGGCGGGTCGACGGCGAGGGGATCCGCGGCGTCTTCGAGGTCGTGCTCGAAGTGGCCGAGCTCGACCGTTCGGAGGCGTTCTACACGTCCCTCGGGTTCGAGGTGGTCGACCGCGGCGACGACAGGCGGCGGGTCCGACTCAGCGGTCCCGTCGACCTCGAACTCTGGGAACCGCAACTGGGGATCGCCGACGGCCGCGGCGGCGTCCACGTGGACCTCGGATTCGACACCGACGACAACCCCGGCGTCGCCGTCGACGCGGTGCTCGACCGCGCCTCGAAGGTGACCATGATAGGCGAGAACGTCCGGATAACCGATCCGGACGACCACGTTCTCACGTTCTGTTGA
- a CDS encoding Cdc6/Cdc18 family protein: MGSRESADIAKEVFEQEDQIFANKQLLSIGHVPEPDRIVGRDDEIRDLAEQLRGAIEGYSPDNVIVYGKTGTGKSLVSKYVMGRAQDLSESDIAVGTAYLDCSEDNTETQAVSSLAKTLNDEAETDISVPQTGLSTSKYYKRLWQILDRRYDVMMVILDEVDLMADDDLLMKLSRAEEANKVDCHIGVIAISNKIQYAENLNERVKSSLQHKELFFQPYDATQLREIMRNRADAFQEGVLTDDVIPLCAAFAAQEHGDARKAIDILRHAGKIAYKNGSDVVTEEHVRDAQQLAEKDRFRELIDGAPTQAKTALLALAELSLNNDTEAFPTREVFKQYRVICEAIDMDTLSERRFRDILKEQAFLGIVDVEKLNQGLAGGVTLKNRLIEDPDIVREILLEDTRMSQWADDEGE; this comes from the coding sequence ATGGGAAGTCGAGAGTCAGCCGATATCGCGAAGGAAGTGTTCGAGCAGGAGGATCAGATCTTCGCGAACAAGCAACTCCTGAGCATCGGACACGTCCCCGAGCCCGACAGGATCGTCGGCCGCGACGACGAGATCCGCGACCTCGCAGAACAGCTGCGGGGGGCCATCGAGGGCTACTCCCCGGACAACGTCATCGTCTACGGGAAGACCGGGACCGGAAAGTCCCTCGTCTCGAAGTACGTCATGGGTCGCGCGCAGGACCTCTCGGAGTCCGACATCGCCGTCGGCACCGCCTACCTCGACTGCTCCGAGGACAACACCGAGACGCAGGCCGTCTCCTCGCTCGCGAAGACGCTCAACGACGAGGCCGAGACCGACATCTCCGTGCCCCAGACGGGCCTCAGCACGTCGAAGTACTACAAGCGCCTCTGGCAGATCCTCGACCGGCGCTACGACGTGATGATGGTGATCTTGGACGAAGTGGACCTGATGGCCGACGACGACCTCCTCATGAAGCTCTCCCGCGCGGAGGAGGCGAACAAGGTCGACTGCCACATCGGCGTCATCGCGATCAGCAACAAGATCCAGTACGCCGAGAACCTGAACGAGCGCGTCAAGTCCAGCCTCCAGCACAAGGAGCTGTTCTTCCAGCCCTACGATGCCACGCAGCTCCGTGAAATCATGCGCAACCGCGCGGACGCCTTTCAGGAGGGCGTGCTCACCGACGACGTGATCCCGCTCTGTGCCGCGTTCGCCGCGCAGGAACATGGCGACGCGCGCAAGGCCATCGACATCCTCCGCCACGCCGGGAAGATCGCCTACAAGAACGGCTCCGACGTGGTCACCGAAGAGCACGTCCGCGACGCCCAGCAACTCGCCGAGAAGGACCGCTTCCGCGAACTCATCGACGGCGCGCCGACGCAGGCGAAGACGGCCCTGCTCGCGCTGGCCGAGCTGTCCCTAAACAACGACACGGAGGCGTTTCCCACTCGCGAAGTATTCAAGCAGTACCGCGTCATCTGCGAGGCCATCGACATGGACACCCTCTCCGAGCGGCGTTTCCGGGACATCCTCAAGGAGCAGGCGTTCCTCGGCATCGTCGACGTCGAGAAACTGAACCAGGGCCTCGCCGGCGGTGTCACGCTGAAGAACCGCCTCATCGAGGACCCCGACATCGTCCGCGAGATCCTCCTCGAGGACACCCGGATGTCGCAGTGGGCCGACGACGAAGGTGAGTGA
- a CDS encoding ferritin-like domain-containing protein, whose protein sequence is MTNEEVTRLLKKAYGDEIETVMNYLTNSIVLDGVSAEEVKESLETDIQEELDHARIIGRRLKQLDERPPASMDFQANQQSLQPPEDSTDVLSVIDGVLEAEEDAIETYRSLIDAAEEDDPVTEDLAVTILADEEAHRTEFRGFRKEYRNG, encoded by the coding sequence ATGACGAACGAAGAGGTCACCCGACTGCTCAAGAAGGCGTACGGGGACGAGATCGAGACGGTGATGAACTACCTGACCAACTCCATCGTGCTCGACGGGGTCAGCGCCGAGGAGGTCAAGGAGAGCCTGGAGACAGACATCCAGGAGGAACTCGACCACGCCCGGATCATCGGTCGTCGCCTGAAGCAACTCGACGAACGGCCGCCCGCGTCGATGGACTTTCAGGCGAACCAGCAGAGCCTTCAGCCGCCCGAGGACTCGACGGACGTCCTCTCGGTCATCGACGGCGTTCTGGAGGCGGAGGAGGACGCAATCGAGACGTACCGGTCGCTCATCGACGCCGCCGAGGAGGACGACCCCGTGACGGAGGACCTGGCCGTGACGATACTGGCAGACGAGGAGGCCCACCGCACCGAGTTCCGCGGCTTCCGGAAGGAGTACCGCAACGGCTGA
- the ilvB gene encoding biosynthetic-type acetolactate synthase large subunit has protein sequence MTEQVPPTTQTEAEAAAEDADAEEVADSSAGTGAASVVTALENAGVEYLFGVQGGAIMPVYDALYDSELSHVTMAHEQGAAHAADAYGIVSGDPGVCLATSGPGATNLVTGIADASMDSDPMIALTGQVPTDFVGNDAFQETDTTGVTDPITKTNYFASDEDTVGDVVGEAFAVADEGRQGPTLVDLPKDVTQADTEREPGEAKTPDTYNPPEEADAEAVEAAADAIAAAEKPVVLAGGGVIKGEATDELRAFAREYEIPVITTMPGIGAFPEDDDLSLEVAGMHGTGYANMAITHCDVLVGIGTRFDDRLTGGVDSFAPEAEVVHVDIDPAEVSKNVHADYPLIGDAGRVIDQLDDELDRRPDPSDRYAQWREQVQAWKAEYPMDYATPDDEPLKPQFVVEVLDEATGDDTVVTTGVGQHQMWAFQFWNYTEPRTWVSSHGLGTMGYGLPAAIGARLAADDDQSVVCFEGDGSFLMTIQELSVAVRENMDITVAVLNNEYVGMVRQWQDGFFEGRRMASEYSWCPDFAKLAEAFGARGFTVADYDGVEEAVQEAVDYDGPSVIDFHIDPEENVFPMVPSGGKNGKFALQTEHLDQL, from the coding sequence ATGACCGAGCAAGTTCCCCCGACGACCCAGACCGAAGCCGAAGCGGCCGCCGAGGACGCCGACGCCGAGGAGGTCGCCGACAGCTCGGCCGGCACCGGCGCGGCGTCGGTCGTCACCGCGCTCGAAAACGCCGGCGTCGAGTACCTCTTCGGCGTTCAGGGCGGGGCGATCATGCCCGTCTACGACGCCCTGTACGACTCCGAACTGAGCCACGTGACGATGGCGCACGAGCAGGGGGCCGCCCACGCGGCCGACGCGTACGGCATCGTCTCGGGCGACCCCGGCGTCTGCCTGGCGACGTCCGGTCCCGGTGCGACGAACCTCGTGACGGGCATCGCGGACGCGAGCATGGACTCCGACCCCATGATCGCGCTGACCGGGCAGGTCCCGACGGACTTCGTCGGCAACGACGCCTTCCAGGAGACCGACACCACGGGCGTCACCGACCCGATCACGAAGACGAACTACTTCGCCAGCGACGAGGACACCGTCGGCGACGTGGTCGGCGAGGCGTTCGCCGTGGCCGACGAGGGCCGACAGGGACCGACGCTGGTCGACCTGCCGAAGGACGTCACGCAGGCCGATACCGAACGGGAGCCCGGCGAGGCGAAGACGCCGGACACGTACAACCCGCCCGAGGAGGCCGACGCCGAGGCCGTCGAGGCCGCCGCGGACGCCATCGCGGCCGCCGAGAAGCCCGTCGTCCTGGCGGGCGGCGGCGTCATCAAGGGCGAGGCGACCGACGAACTGCGGGCGTTCGCCCGCGAGTACGAGATCCCGGTCATCACGACGATGCCGGGCATCGGCGCGTTCCCCGAGGACGACGACCTGTCGCTGGAGGTCGCCGGCATGCACGGCACCGGCTACGCCAACATGGCGATCACCCACTGCGACGTCCTGGTCGGTATCGGCACGCGCTTCGACGACCGCCTCACCGGCGGCGTCGACTCGTTCGCGCCCGAGGCCGAGGTCGTCCACGTCGACATCGACCCCGCGGAGGTGTCGAAGAACGTCCACGCGGACTACCCGCTCATCGGCGACGCCGGCCGCGTCATCGACCAGCTGGACGACGAGCTCGACCGGCGGCCGGACCCGTCCGACCGCTACGCCCAGTGGCGCGAGCAGGTGCAGGCGTGGAAGGCGGAGTACCCGATGGACTACGCCACGCCCGACGACGAGCCGCTGAAGCCGCAGTTCGTCGTCGAGGTGTTAGACGAGGCGACCGGCGACGACACCGTCGTCACGACCGGTGTCGGCCAGCACCAGATGTGGGCGTTCCAGTTCTGGAACTACACCGAGCCCCGGACGTGGGTCTCCTCTCACGGCCTGGGCACGATGGGCTACGGCCTGCCGGCCGCCATCGGCGCGCGCCTCGCCGCGGACGACGACCAGTCGGTCGTCTGCTTCGAGGGCGACGGCTCGTTCCTGATGACGATCCAGGAGCTCTCCGTCGCGGTCCGCGAGAACATGGACATCACCGTCGCCGTGCTCAACAACGAGTACGTCGGCATGGTCCGGCAGTGGCAGGACGGCTTCTTCGAGGGCCGCCGGATGGCCTCGGAGTACTCCTGGTGCCCGGACTTCGCAAAACTCGCCGAGGCGTTCGGCGCGCGCGGGTTCACCGTCGCGGACTACGACGGCGTCGAGGAGGCCGTGCAGGAGGCCGTCGACTACGACGGCCCGTCGGTCATCGACTTCCACATCGACCCCGAGGAGAACGTCTTCCCGATGGTTCCCAGCGGCGGGAAAAACGGGAAGTTCGCGCTGCAGACCGAACACCTGGACCAGCTCTAA
- a CDS encoding DUF5779 family protein, translated as MSDFSLDLRSVEDHIEEEEEGEGPNRIELGVLDGTTPDREWIDTVEEGAVLVLNVDGDVNELAAGFARDVKDGGGELVHFRGFLLVAPPGVSIDTDRLG; from the coding sequence ATGAGCGACTTCAGTCTCGACCTTCGGTCGGTCGAGGACCACATCGAGGAGGAGGAAGAGGGGGAGGGCCCGAACCGGATCGAACTCGGCGTCCTCGACGGAACGACGCCTGACCGGGAGTGGATCGACACCGTCGAGGAAGGTGCGGTGCTCGTGCTGAACGTGGACGGCGACGTGAACGAGCTGGCGGCGGGATTCGCGCGCGACGTGAAGGACGGTGGGGGCGAACTCGTTCACTTCCGCGGGTTCTTGCTCGTCGCGCCGCCGGGCGTCAGCATCGACACGGACCGGTTGGGATAG
- a CDS encoding LeuA family protein produces MPCLSATRSPWVRPPVQAGGIEFFQGTLDSTSEIDSARVFDTTLRDGEQSPRTSFSYEDKREIAAALDRMGTHVIEAGFPVNSDAEFEAVSDIANSTDTTVCGLARVVDKDIEAALDAGVEMVHVFASTSDVQIEDSMHATREQVVTRSIDAVERLADAGVEVMYSPMDATRTDEDFLIEVIEAVTEAGTDWINIPDTCGVATPRRFHDLIEMVCDHTTARVDVHTHDDFGMATANAISGIEAGADQAQVSVNSIGERAGNAAYEEFVMAIESVYQVDTGIDTTGITALSRLVEEKSGVDVPGNKPVVGDNAFAHESGIHAAGVIENSDTFEPGVMTPEMVGAKRELVLGKHTGNHSVRERLQDAGFAPTDDEVRAVTRRVKDYGAEKQRVTMSDLKEFAREEGVERDQEEVRA; encoded by the coding sequence ATACCATGCCTAAGCGCAACACGCAGTCCATGGGTTCGTCCTCCGGTACAAGCCGGGGGGATCGAGTTCTTCCAGGGCACGTTAGATTCCACTAGCGAGATCGACAGCGCACGAGTTTTCGACACGACGCTCCGCGACGGGGAGCAGTCGCCGCGCACGTCATTCTCCTACGAGGACAAACGCGAGATAGCCGCGGCCTTAGACCGGATGGGAACCCACGTGATCGAAGCCGGGTTCCCCGTCAACTCCGACGCCGAGTTCGAGGCCGTGAGCGACATCGCTAACAGCACAGACACGACGGTGTGCGGGCTGGCCCGCGTCGTCGACAAGGACATCGAGGCCGCCCTCGACGCGGGCGTCGAGATGGTGCACGTGTTCGCGTCCACCAGCGACGTCCAGATCGAGGACTCGATGCACGCGACCCGCGAGCAGGTCGTCACTCGCTCGATCGACGCCGTCGAGCGGCTGGCCGACGCCGGCGTCGAAGTGATGTACTCGCCGATGGACGCCACGCGGACGGACGAGGACTTCCTGATCGAGGTCATCGAGGCCGTCACGGAGGCGGGCACCGACTGGATCAACATCCCGGACACCTGCGGCGTGGCGACGCCGCGGCGGTTCCACGACCTGATCGAGATGGTCTGTGACCACACGACCGCCCGCGTCGACGTCCACACGCACGACGACTTCGGGATGGCGACCGCGAACGCCATCTCCGGCATCGAGGCCGGGGCCGACCAGGCGCAGGTCAGCGTCAACTCCATCGGGGAACGCGCGGGCAACGCCGCCTACGAGGAGTTCGTGATGGCGATCGAGAGCGTCTACCAGGTCGACACCGGCATCGACACGACCGGCATCACCGCGCTCTCGCGACTGGTCGAGGAGAAGTCGGGCGTCGACGTGCCGGGCAACAAGCCCGTCGTCGGCGACAACGCCTTCGCCCACGAGAGCGGCATCCACGCCGCGGGCGTCATCGAGAACTCCGACACGTTCGAACCGGGCGTCATGACCCCGGAGATGGTCGGAGCGAAGCGCGAGCTGGTGCTGGGCAAGCACACCGGCAACCACTCGGTACGGGAGCGCCTGCAGGACGCGGGCTTCGCCCCGACCGACGACGAGGTACGCGCCGTGACCCGCCGCGTCAAGGACTACGGCGCGGAGAAACAGCGCGTCACCATGAGCGACCTGAAGGAGTTCGCTCGCGAGGAGGGCGTCGAGCGGGACCAAGAGGAGGTCCGCGCCTAA